A genomic region of Pseudomonas frederiksbergensis contains the following coding sequences:
- the tssI gene encoding type VI secretion system tip protein TssI/VgrG yields MFNPANQTHFSLTIDGFEHDFQVLAFTGQEAISRPYFFNVELVSERSDLDLKSLSDKPAFLAFDTQGSGIHGRIYHIAQSGADQRLTRYSLALVPHLSYLRHRINQRIYQQFSVPKIVALILEEHGIVGNAYRFHLGSTYPEREYCVQYDESDLHFIQRLCEEEGIHYHFQHSAQGHALVFGDDQTVFPKIGQPTAYRQESDLVADEPLIKRFNLRLGTLTSRIAHRDHEFEQPRLLLGSASRPERNERHQEDLERFIGREHGKQISLRTLERRHAAYRQAEGQGDQTRLASGHVLEISGHPRQEWNDLWLLTQVIHEGKQPQVWNENIASGHPDNKDDFHQGYRNRFMVLPWDVFYRPPLTHKKPRAPNSLTAVVTALADEEIQCNQFGRVKVKFPWDHEGRFDDKNSCWLGASSSGSGDIAPPRMGMEVSVTFLESDPDQPLISGCLSS; encoded by the coding sequence ATGTTCAACCCAGCCAATCAGACACATTTCAGTTTAACCATCGACGGTTTCGAGCACGACTTTCAAGTGCTTGCTTTCACCGGTCAGGAGGCGATCAGCAGACCGTACTTCTTCAACGTGGAGTTGGTCAGCGAGCGGTCTGATCTGGACCTCAAAAGCCTCTCCGACAAACCGGCTTTTCTGGCCTTCGACACGCAGGGTAGCGGTATTCATGGGCGGATCTACCACATCGCTCAAAGCGGTGCTGATCAACGTTTGACGCGCTACAGCCTGGCCCTAGTCCCGCACTTGTCCTACTTGCGCCACCGCATCAACCAGAGGATCTATCAACAGTTCTCGGTGCCGAAAATCGTCGCCTTGATACTGGAAGAGCACGGTATCGTGGGCAACGCTTACCGGTTTCATCTGGGTTCGACCTACCCCGAGCGCGAATACTGCGTGCAGTACGACGAGTCCGATCTGCACTTTATTCAACGCTTGTGCGAAGAAGAAGGCATTCATTACCACTTCCAGCACAGCGCTCAAGGCCACGCGCTGGTCTTTGGCGATGACCAGACGGTGTTCCCCAAGATTGGGCAACCCACAGCTTATAGGCAGGAGAGTGATCTAGTGGCCGACGAGCCGCTGATCAAGCGCTTCAACCTGCGTTTGGGGACCCTCACCAGCCGTATCGCGCACCGCGACCATGAGTTTGAGCAACCGCGTCTGTTGTTGGGGTCAGCCTCTCGCCCAGAGAGAAACGAGCGACACCAGGAGGACCTGGAGCGTTTCATAGGCCGCGAGCACGGTAAGCAAATCAGTCTGCGTACTCTGGAACGCCGCCACGCGGCTTATCGTCAAGCCGAAGGGCAAGGTGACCAGACCCGGTTGGCCAGCGGCCACGTTCTGGAAATATCAGGCCACCCGCGCCAAGAGTGGAACGACCTATGGCTACTGACTCAGGTCATCCACGAAGGCAAGCAACCCCAGGTATGGAACGAGAACATCGCCAGTGGCCACCCTGACAACAAGGATGACTTTCATCAGGGCTATCGCAACCGATTTATGGTTCTTCCGTGGGACGTGTTCTATCGTCCGCCTCTGACCCACAAGAAGCCTCGGGCGCCAAACAGCCTGACCGCTGTGGTCACCGCCCTGGCAGACGAAGAGATCCAGTGCAATCAGTTCGGCAGGGTCAAGGTCAAGTTCCCCTGGGACCACGAAGGAAGATTTGACGACAAGAACAGTTGCTGGCTGGGAGCGTCCTCCAGTGGGAGCGGTGACATTGCGCCCCCTCGAATGGGAATGGAAGTGTCGGTCACATTTCTTGAAAGCGACCCTGACCAACCGCTAATCAGCGGTTGTCTGTCGTCGTGA
- a CDS encoding class I SAM-dependent methyltransferase, which yields MSLPEDFSAEQYLQLHPDVRMSGLDPAQHYLAWGRGENRNYKRDPNSLYPKVEGQYASDGLSSVHNHDFMSDESYITAYARGVEAVGSDYQWFWRVHIGLWAARTAAKHSGDFVECGVNYGFLSSAIMKDLNWNNTGRTFYLLDTFSGIDDRYLSEQEKIGGVADKNQKLVEDGTYTSNIESVRANFSEWPNAKVIQGSIPDTLVNIDSTQISYLHIDLNCTIPEVAAIEFLWDRLVSGAVILLDDYAYYGYQPQKDGMDQWAEKMNISIASLPTGQGLIIKP from the coding sequence ATGAGTTTGCCTGAAGATTTTTCTGCTGAACAATACCTACAGCTACATCCCGATGTCAGAATGTCTGGGCTTGACCCCGCACAACACTATTTGGCTTGGGGCCGTGGAGAAAACCGCAACTACAAACGAGACCCTAACTCCCTTTATCCAAAGGTAGAAGGACAGTATGCCTCGGATGGATTATCTTCGGTGCATAATCACGACTTCATGAGCGACGAGAGCTATATCACAGCGTATGCACGCGGAGTAGAAGCTGTCGGTTCTGACTACCAATGGTTTTGGCGTGTGCATATCGGGTTGTGGGCGGCGCGGACAGCCGCAAAACACAGCGGTGATTTTGTTGAGTGCGGAGTCAACTATGGCTTTCTGAGCTCAGCGATCATGAAAGATTTGAACTGGAACAATACAGGGAGAACCTTTTACTTACTTGATACATTTTCTGGAATTGATGATCGGTATCTGTCGGAGCAGGAGAAAATTGGTGGCGTCGCGGACAAGAACCAAAAATTAGTTGAAGACGGAACATATACGTCAAATATTGAATCTGTGAGAGCGAATTTTTCAGAGTGGCCAAATGCAAAAGTCATACAAGGATCCATTCCCGACACACTTGTTAATATAGACTCAACCCAAATCTCTTATTTGCACATCGACCTGAACTGTACCATTCCTGAAGTTGCTGCGATTGAGTTTTTGTGGGACCGCTTGGTATCCGGAGCAGTAATTTTACTAGATGACTATGCTTACTACGGGTATCAGCCTCAGAAAGATGGCATGGATCAATGGGCAGAAAAAATGAATATATCCATAGCTAGCTTGCCAACTGGCCAAGGACTTATTATCAAGCCTTAA
- a CDS encoding helix-turn-helix domain-containing protein has translation MIETDQKYLAGVVGRAIAKQRIRSGLTQEEVAERLGVGNEAVSRIERGIVIPNIARLLEFAGIFDCEAAELLTEVSSRPDDQATRISRLLTPLSHDDRQLIVDLVERLAERLGKT, from the coding sequence GTGATAGAGACTGATCAGAAGTATTTGGCGGGTGTGGTGGGGCGTGCGATTGCCAAGCAGCGCATACGCAGTGGCTTGACGCAGGAGGAAGTGGCTGAGCGTCTGGGCGTCGGCAACGAAGCGGTTTCCCGCATTGAGCGCGGTATCGTGATTCCCAACATTGCGCGGTTACTGGAGTTCGCAGGAATTTTTGACTGCGAGGCGGCAGAACTGTTGACCGAGGTCAGTTCGCGCCCGGACGACCAAGCGACCCGGATCAGTCGGTTATTAACCCCTCTGAGTCATGATGATCGACAGCTGATCGTGGACCTGGTTGAACGCCTGGCCGAACGCCTAGGGAAGACATGA
- a CDS encoding DUF932 domain-containing protein, producing MAHLIEQMAYVGATPWHGLGSQLSPKQPLEIWQREAGMNWQIQESPVHFKADNVGNLGTIHSFAEQKVLFRSDTKAPLSVVSQRYQVVQPREVLEFYRDLTEHSGYELETAGVLKGGRKLWALARTGQSTALKGNDVVNGYLLLATSCDGTLATTATPTTIRVVCNNTLSIAINGASQAIKVPHSTRFDPRAVKQQLGITVSQWDDFMYRMRTLAARPVKAHEAKDYLRSVLCEAATGNPERTGLSNERALTKVLSLYEGHGRGAELEAAKGTAWGLLNAVTEYVDHERRARSNEYRMDTAWFGQGAVIKQRALSTALQLVA from the coding sequence ATGGCTCATCTCATTGAACAAATGGCTTACGTTGGCGCCACGCCCTGGCATGGCCTGGGCAGTCAGCTCTCTCCCAAACAACCGCTGGAAATCTGGCAGCGCGAAGCCGGTATGAACTGGCAGATTCAGGAAAGTCCGGTTCACTTCAAAGCCGATAATGTCGGCAACCTTGGCACCATTCACTCGTTTGCAGAACAGAAAGTGCTCTTTCGCTCCGATACCAAAGCTCCACTGTCGGTGGTCTCGCAACGCTACCAGGTGGTGCAACCGCGTGAGGTTCTGGAGTTTTACCGGGACCTGACCGAGCACTCGGGTTATGAGCTGGAAACCGCTGGCGTGCTGAAAGGCGGGCGCAAACTCTGGGCGCTGGCGAGGACCGGACAGTCGACCGCCCTCAAGGGCAATGACGTGGTCAATGGCTATTTGCTGCTGGCCACCTCCTGCGACGGCACGCTGGCCACCACGGCGACCCCGACCACCATTCGGGTGGTCTGCAATAACACCCTGAGTATTGCCATCAATGGTGCCAGCCAGGCGATCAAGGTGCCGCACAGTACGCGTTTTGATCCGCGAGCCGTGAAGCAACAGTTGGGCATCACCGTTTCGCAGTGGGACGACTTCATGTACCGCATGCGGACACTCGCCGCACGCCCCGTAAAAGCCCACGAAGCCAAGGACTACCTGCGAAGCGTGCTGTGCGAGGCGGCAACCGGTAACCCGGAGCGGACTGGGCTCTCGAATGAACGGGCCTTAACCAAGGTGCTGAGCCTGTATGAGGGGCATGGCCGAGGGGCGGAGCTGGAAGCCGCTAAAGGCACCGCCTGGGGCCTGCTCAACGCCGTCACCGAGTATGTCGACCACGAGCGTCGCGCCCGCAGCAACGAGTACCGCATGGATACAGCGTGGTTCGGCCAAGGCGCGGTCATCAAACAACGAGCGCTCAGCACGGCCCTGCAACTGGTGGCTTGA
- a CDS encoding helix-turn-helix transcriptional regulator codes for MRALRSIFFYRQRLLRFGRFVDLQFPPSSLVRLRRLIVSSGVTAHPRILRLKQVQERVGLGRSTIYDRINPKSPRYDSSFPKPIKLGVSAVGWIEANITTWIESRMFGGCSG; via the coding sequence ATGCGCGCGCTGCGCAGTATTTTTTTTTACAGGCAGCGCTTGTTGAGATTCGGAAGGTTCGTTGATTTACAGTTTCCTCCGTCAAGTCTAGTACGCCTTCGGAGGCTAATCGTGAGTTCAGGAGTCACTGCCCATCCTAGGATTTTACGTTTGAAGCAGGTGCAGGAAAGAGTAGGGCTGGGACGCTCGACAATCTATGATCGTATAAATCCAAAGTCGCCTCGTTATGACAGCTCATTCCCCAAGCCGATTAAACTGGGCGTGTCAGCTGTTGGGTGGATTGAAGCAAATATTACTACTTGGATTGAGAGCCGAATGTTTGGAGGTTGCTCTGGATAA
- a CDS encoding YagK/YfjJ domain-containing protein, which translates to MKAEIKRALIDGGIIEMDGVSVITEERDILCAIERIERVVRKVVGTADILFSLERKTMKLAKAPPVMVSTHVGKLVLGALKTDFYKMKKYFPCHVLNPYVDAFIRRVKKFKLKAEFNSAPFETVEQSVKVFNCFVGSLRKRVLSDKFKKKINSYNHTSNKNFKGMREYINALFERYARLLVVRVDLSYENKYCGSYKSAEGIACEQVRVHRERLLYDLKNKLFSDSMVGYVWKLEYGLSKGYHYHLLVFFDGSLVREDETLAFMIGRHWREVVSDNKGIFHNCNAEKEGYRKIGFGIGIGMINHDDYILRKNLERAAAYLTKTDYYIRTVIPDNGRTFGKGGKPKPKNDRRGRPRKATAVA; encoded by the coding sequence TTGAAGGCGGAGATTAAAAGGGCTTTAATCGATGGTGGCATAATTGAAATGGACGGGGTATCCGTCATTACGGAAGAGCGTGACATACTTTGTGCTATTGAACGAATCGAAAGGGTCGTTAGGAAGGTCGTTGGTACAGCTGATATTTTGTTTTCATTAGAGAGGAAAACAATGAAATTGGCGAAGGCGCCCCCTGTGATGGTGAGTACGCATGTTGGAAAACTTGTGTTGGGAGCGCTAAAGACAGACTTTTATAAAATGAAAAAGTATTTTCCCTGTCATGTATTAAATCCATATGTCGATGCGTTTATACGGCGCGTGAAAAAGTTTAAATTGAAGGCTGAATTTAATTCGGCGCCTTTTGAAACGGTGGAACAGTCAGTTAAGGTGTTTAATTGTTTCGTAGGCAGTCTTAGAAAGAGAGTGCTCTCCGATAAGTTCAAAAAGAAAATAAATAGCTACAACCACACTTCGAATAAAAATTTTAAAGGAATGCGTGAATACATTAACGCGCTGTTTGAACGCTACGCTAGGCTGCTTGTGGTTAGGGTGGACTTGAGTTATGAAAATAAATATTGTGGTAGCTACAAGTCTGCGGAGGGTATAGCCTGTGAGCAAGTAAGAGTACATAGGGAGCGACTTTTATATGATCTAAAAAATAAGCTGTTTTCAGATTCGATGGTCGGTTATGTGTGGAAGTTGGAGTACGGCTTAAGTAAGGGTTATCACTATCATCTGCTGGTTTTTTTTGATGGTTCACTAGTTCGTGAAGATGAAACCCTTGCTTTTATGATCGGGCGACATTGGCGGGAGGTGGTGTCCGACAATAAAGGGATTTTCCATAACTGTAATGCCGAAAAGGAAGGGTATAGAAAGATTGGCTTTGGTATCGGTATAGGCATGATCAATCATGATGATTATATCTTAAGGAAAAATCTAGAGAGGGCGGCAGCCTATCTCACAAAAACTGATTACTACATCAGAACGGTTATTCCGGACAACGGGAGAACGTTTGGGAAGGGAGGTAAACCCAAGCCTAAGAATGACCGGCGAGGGAGGCCAAGGAAAGCCACTGCTGTGGCATAG
- a CDS encoding tyrosine-type recombinase/integrase, protein MGKLNPKQVENLTEPGTYEDGDGLRLVVKPTGRKSWLLRFQLAGRRREMGLGSFPEVSLKKARQEASTKRSQLSDGVDPLAARDIERAAQREAQRTNEAKQLKFETLAKEYCEAHGSIWSDKWRKGWLRKLELYAFDHIGKLSAEEIGTTQVLKVLQPIWATKTRTADEVRGQIEQILDAAKARNLRVGENPARWRGHLDNLLSRAEKKKARKSTHFEALRWQDVPALMAKLALNTTPASWAAQLLIMTSARAHMVRLARWDEFDLEAGTWSLPDERMKMRVAFVVPLADEVVKLVQSIPRVAGSPYLFPGQGKSGVMHENAIRTLLHAMGHKQITRHGFRSSFRDWAGECTHYPREVCEMALAHDERDQTEGAYSRSDFLDKRRTLMTDWTCFLTQPSKKNC, encoded by the coding sequence ATGGGTAAGCTGAATCCGAAACAAGTCGAAAACCTGACCGAGCCCGGCACCTATGAAGATGGTGACGGCCTCCGGTTGGTCGTCAAACCTACCGGTCGCAAGTCTTGGCTACTTCGCTTTCAACTGGCAGGCCGTCGCAGAGAGATGGGCTTGGGCTCATTCCCTGAAGTGAGTCTCAAGAAAGCCAGACAAGAAGCCAGCACTAAACGAAGCCAGTTGAGCGACGGTGTAGATCCTCTAGCAGCTCGCGACATTGAGCGTGCTGCCCAACGCGAAGCACAGCGAACCAACGAAGCAAAGCAGCTGAAGTTCGAGACACTTGCGAAAGAGTACTGCGAGGCACACGGAAGCATCTGGTCAGATAAGTGGCGTAAAGGCTGGCTGCGAAAGCTGGAGCTGTATGCCTTTGACCACATCGGCAAGTTGTCAGCCGAGGAGATAGGGACTACGCAGGTGCTCAAAGTACTGCAACCCATCTGGGCCACCAAAACCAGAACCGCCGACGAGGTACGCGGCCAGATTGAACAGATCCTAGACGCGGCCAAGGCCCGCAACCTTCGTGTGGGAGAAAACCCCGCCCGTTGGCGCGGCCACCTGGACAACCTACTGAGTCGCGCTGAAAAGAAGAAAGCTCGAAAAAGCACGCACTTTGAAGCGTTGCGCTGGCAGGACGTGCCCGCCCTGATGGCTAAACTCGCCCTAAACACCACTCCAGCGTCTTGGGCCGCTCAACTGCTGATCATGACCAGCGCACGTGCACACATGGTGAGACTTGCTCGTTGGGATGAGTTTGATCTGGAAGCCGGCACCTGGTCGCTGCCTGATGAGCGTATGAAAATGCGAGTGGCCTTTGTAGTGCCACTTGCCGATGAGGTCGTAAAACTAGTACAGAGCATTCCACGAGTTGCAGGTAGCCCATACTTGTTCCCAGGCCAGGGCAAGAGCGGGGTAATGCACGAAAATGCCATACGAACGCTGCTGCATGCCATGGGCCACAAACAGATCACGCGACATGGTTTTCGCTCCTCATTTCGTGACTGGGCGGGCGAATGCACTCACTACCCACGTGAGGTTTGCGAGATGGCGTTGGCGCATGACGAACGTGACCAAACTGAGGGGGCGTACTCTCGCTCCGATTTCCTCGACAAGCGACGTACACTCATGACAGATTGGACTTGTTTCCTCACCCAACCGTCTAAGAAGAACTGCTAA
- the trmA gene encoding tRNA (uridine(54)-C5)-methyltransferase TrmA, giving the protein MTFDSQAYTAQLEEKATRLRDLLAPFDAPEPAVFDSPLANFRLRAEFRLWREAGERHYAMFSQEDKRTPILIEEFPIASLRINQLMPQLKAAWQASAALSHKLFQVEFLTTLAGDAMITLCYHRPLDEHWHAAASKLAADLNVSVIGRSKGKREVIGHDYVVEKLEVGGRTFSYRQPEGAFTQPNGTVNQKMLNWAYDALGDRSDDLLELYCGNGNFTLPLATRVRKVLATEISKTSVNAALSNLSENAVDNVSLVRLSAEELTEALNEVRPFRRLHGIDLKSYEFGSVFVDPPRAGMDPDTCELTRRFENILYISCNPQTLAANIAQLHDTHRITRCAMFDQFPWTHHMESGVLLTRR; this is encoded by the coding sequence ATGACTTTCGATTCCCAGGCTTACACGGCTCAGCTCGAAGAAAAGGCCACGCGCTTGCGTGACCTGCTGGCGCCGTTCGATGCACCAGAACCTGCGGTGTTCGACTCGCCGCTGGCGAATTTTCGCCTGCGCGCCGAATTCCGCCTGTGGCGCGAAGCCGGCGAGCGTCACTACGCGATGTTCTCCCAGGAAGACAAACGCACGCCGATCCTGATCGAAGAGTTCCCGATCGCAAGCCTGCGCATCAACCAGTTGATGCCGCAGCTCAAGGCCGCCTGGCAAGCCAGCGCCGCCCTGAGTCACAAGCTGTTTCAGGTGGAATTCCTGACCACCCTGGCCGGCGATGCAATGATCACCTTGTGTTATCACCGCCCACTGGACGAGCACTGGCACGCGGCGGCGTCGAAACTGGCCGCGGACCTGAATGTCAGCGTGATCGGTCGCTCCAAGGGCAAACGCGAAGTGATCGGCCATGATTATGTGGTCGAGAAACTTGAAGTCGGTGGTCGTACCTTCAGCTATCGCCAACCGGAAGGCGCGTTCACCCAGCCGAACGGCACGGTGAATCAGAAGATGCTCAACTGGGCCTATGACGCCCTTGGCGATCGTTCCGACGATTTGCTGGAATTGTATTGCGGTAACGGCAACTTCACCCTGCCGCTGGCGACCCGCGTGCGCAAAGTGCTGGCCACCGAAATCAGCAAAACCTCGGTGAATGCGGCGCTGAGCAACCTCAGTGAAAACGCTGTGGATAACGTCAGCCTGGTGCGCCTGTCTGCCGAAGAGCTGACCGAAGCGCTGAATGAAGTTCGCCCGTTCCGCCGTTTGCACGGCATTGATCTCAAGAGCTACGAGTTCGGTAGCGTGTTCGTCGACCCACCACGCGCCGGCATGGACCCGGACACGTGCGAGCTGACCCGACGCTTCGAGAACATTCTGTACATTTCGTGCAACCCGCAAACGCTGGCGGCCAACATTGCCCAATTGCACGACACCCACCGCATCACCCGCTGCGCGATGTTCGATCAGTTCCCGTGGACGCACCACATGGAATCCGGGGTCTTGTTGACCCGGCGTTGA
- a CDS encoding NCS2 family permease encodes MLERLFQLKAHNTNVRTEILAGITTFLAMAYILFVNPSILGETGMDKGAVFVATCLAAAIGSTVMGLIANYPIALAPGMGLNAFFTYTVVLHMGHTWQVALGAVFISAVMFFLLSIFRIREWIINSIPLALRSAIAAGIGLFLALIALHNAGIVVSNPATMVGLGDLKQPAPILATLGFALIVALEALKVRGAVLIGILAVTIASIVLGFTPFGGVMAMPPSLAPTFLQLDIKGALDIGLVSVIFAFLFVDLFDNSGTLIGVAKRAGLMGKDGHMPKMGRALIADSTAAMAGSLLGTSTTTSYIESAAGVSAGGRTGLTAVVVAILFLLALFFAPLASSVPAFATAPALLFVAVLMTSGLAEIDWDDITVAAPVVVTALAMPFTYSIANGIAFGFIAWTAIKLLSGRGRELNPALVILSILFVIKLGWFNA; translated from the coding sequence ATGCTGGAAAGGCTGTTTCAACTCAAGGCACACAACACCAACGTGCGTACCGAGATTCTTGCCGGTATCACGACCTTTTTGGCCATGGCCTACATTCTGTTCGTCAACCCGAGCATCCTCGGCGAGACCGGCATGGACAAGGGCGCGGTGTTTGTCGCGACGTGTCTGGCAGCGGCCATTGGTTCGACGGTGATGGGCCTGATCGCCAACTACCCGATCGCGCTGGCGCCGGGCATGGGGCTGAACGCCTTCTTCACCTACACCGTGGTTCTGCACATGGGCCACACCTGGCAAGTGGCGCTGGGGGCGGTGTTCATCTCGGCGGTCATGTTTTTCCTATTGTCGATCTTTCGCATCCGCGAATGGATCATCAACAGCATCCCGCTGGCGTTGCGCTCGGCGATTGCCGCCGGTATCGGCCTGTTCCTGGCGCTGATCGCCTTGCATAACGCGGGCATCGTGGTCAGCAACCCGGCCACCATGGTTGGCCTCGGCGACCTGAAACAACCGGCACCGATCCTCGCGACCCTGGGTTTTGCGCTGATCGTCGCCCTCGAAGCCCTGAAAGTGCGCGGTGCAGTGCTGATCGGCATCCTGGCCGTGACCATCGCTTCCATCGTCCTGGGCTTCACACCCTTCGGCGGCGTGATGGCGATGCCACCTTCGCTAGCGCCGACCTTCCTCCAACTGGACATCAAAGGCGCGCTGGACATCGGTCTGGTCAGCGTGATTTTCGCTTTCCTGTTCGTCGATCTGTTCGATAACTCCGGCACCCTGATCGGCGTCGCCAAGCGCGCCGGCCTGATGGGCAAGGACGGCCACATGCCGAAAATGGGTCGTGCGTTGATCGCCGACAGCACCGCGGCCATGGCCGGTTCCCTGCTGGGCACCTCGACCACCACCAGTTACATCGAGTCGGCAGCGGGCGTCAGCGCCGGTGGCCGTACCGGTTTGACGGCTGTTGTCGTAGCGATCCTGTTCCTGTTGGCGCTGTTCTTCGCACCGCTGGCCAGTAGCGTCCCGGCCTTCGCCACCGCACCTGCCCTGCTGTTCGTCGCCGTACTGATGACTTCTGGCCTGGCAGAAATAGACTGGGACGACATCACTGTTGCTGCGCCTGTGGTGGTCACCGCCCTGGCCATGCCATTCACTTATTCCATCGCCAACGGTATCGCGTTCGGGTTCATTGCCTGGACTGCAATCAAGTTGCTGTCCGGCCGTGGCCGTGAACTGAACCCGGCGTTGGTGATTCTGTCGATTCTGTTTGTGATCAAGTTGGGTTGGTTCAACGCATGA
- a CDS encoding DUF4879 domain-containing protein has protein sequence MILAFGLSGSVLVGAHTALAASAPPLSEVKVLKVQSTSCGIEDIAPGQEKTKCDHAGPGIKVYVLEIGYGRLPTATLDGFEVDGVRTRVCAYGNGNLTECSGMASKIVGNLYIFDLAGKQEGTFSFSNTSINAPGNTMSTQLYIK, from the coding sequence ATGATTCTGGCATTTGGCCTCTCTGGCAGCGTGTTGGTCGGTGCACACACCGCACTGGCAGCGTCCGCACCGCCGCTGAGTGAAGTCAAGGTCCTCAAGGTCCAGTCGACTTCCTGCGGCATTGAAGATATTGCGCCAGGGCAAGAGAAGACGAAGTGCGATCACGCAGGCCCCGGCATCAAGGTTTATGTGCTGGAGATCGGCTACGGCCGTCTGCCGACTGCAACGCTGGACGGCTTTGAAGTCGATGGCGTACGGACCCGCGTCTGTGCCTACGGTAACGGCAATCTGACGGAATGCTCCGGCATGGCCAGCAAGATCGTCGGCAATCTCTACATCTTTGATCTGGCAGGTAAGCAGGAAGGGACGTTCAGCTTCAGCAATACCTCGATCAATGCCCCCGGCAATACGATGTCGACGCAGCTGTACATCAAGTAG
- a CDS encoding DJ-1 family glyoxalase III: MTFRALITLAEGIDDLQGVTLIDVLRRAKVEVVVASIESRRMLTCARGTRLTADAMLVDVLAQPFDLVVLPGGAVGAQRLAAHQPLLQLVKDQSAAGRLFAGIAESPALALQAFGVLRQRRMTCLPAASHHLLGCTFVDQPVVVDGNCITAQGSSAALAFALALVERLCGKAVRAAVTSELLV, encoded by the coding sequence ATGACCTTTAGAGCCCTGATTACCCTTGCCGAAGGTATCGACGACCTGCAAGGCGTGACACTGATCGACGTGTTGCGTCGTGCGAAAGTCGAAGTGGTGGTGGCGAGCATAGAATCTCGGCGCATGCTCACCTGCGCCCGTGGCACCCGTCTGACTGCCGACGCAATGCTCGTCGATGTGCTGGCGCAACCGTTCGATCTGGTCGTTTTGCCCGGTGGCGCCGTAGGTGCTCAGCGCCTGGCCGCTCATCAACCCTTGTTACAGCTGGTCAAGGATCAGTCCGCCGCCGGGCGCCTGTTCGCCGGTATCGCCGAGTCACCGGCGCTGGCGCTGCAAGCCTTTGGCGTATTGCGTCAGCGGCGTATGACCTGCCTGCCTGCGGCCAGCCATCATTTGCTTGGCTGCACGTTCGTCGATCAACCCGTGGTCGTCGACGGCAACTGCATCACCGCCCAAGGTTCGAGCGCTGCCCTGGCGTTTGCATTGGCGCTGGTCGAACGACTGTGTGGCAAGGCCGTCAGGGCTGCGGTGACATCGGAGTTGCTGGTTTAG